In the Acropora muricata isolate sample 2 chromosome 1, ASM3666990v1, whole genome shotgun sequence genome, one interval contains:
- the LOC136926564 gene encoding tetratricopeptide repeat protein 28-like — protein sequence MDEQAGKGRDLESQRLDFQLLGGLQTLLESLKKHEITSIEKGDRADDGNSYRGLGIAYFSLGDLRKAIEYNEKQLKIAIETGDQAGEGRAFANLGIAYMSLSDFRKAIHYHEKHLKNAIEIGDRAGEGQASGNLGCAYFSLGDFRKAIEYLEKDFKIAIEIDDRAGEVRAYGNLGHVHQSLGDFRKAIKYHEKQLKIAIEIGDRSGEGRAFANLGIAYMSLSDFRKAIHYHEKHLKNAIEIGDRAGEGRASANMGIAYRSLGDFRKAIEYHEKHLKIAIESGDRAGEGGAYGNLGNAYFSLGDFRKAFEYHEKDLKIAIEIGDRAGEGRAYGNLGSAYKSLGDFRKAIEYHEKDLKIAIESGDRAGEGGAYGNLGNAYFSLGDFQKAIEYHEKHLKIAREIDDRVGKGGAYGNLGNVYQSLGDFRKAIKYQEKHLKIAIEIGNRSGEGVAFANIGIAYRSLGDFRKAIECHEKDLKIAIESGNRAGEGRASSNLGIAYWSLGDFRKAIEYYEKQLKIAIEIGDRAGEGMAYHNIGKGCYELGQFDIAVGNFVSAVDVWNTLRSLLKSEGSWKMKFRDMHEETYTSLWRSLLRIGKTNEALVAADQGRAQTLNDNLLIQYGLASPSSCATFYSKETTISPFTELSSQIIFLGLKGLRTNIWFLIRGQKVAFRQGKLEADITEKDPIRALLKGALIKIGAEVEVRCEDRTFHELGNECPSSREVCEEVEKSFQSSDNPFRPIYDAVIAPIVDLLGSQYDELVIVPDGALCLTPWVVIAESIRIRTVPSLTSYQLITSVPEGHHKKTGALLVGNPWLNELKKPLPDLPCAQKEVEMIASILNTRPLTGREATKAEVMKRMSSVGLIHIAAHGNERTGEIALSPNPGWTSKFPQKADYILKMSDVQVANLRARLVVLSCCHSGQGRILKGEGVVGIAHAFLAAGARSVLVALWAIDDEATMVFMKSFYQHLKKGKTASGAVHQAMKSLRESEKFSKMRHWAPFQLIGDDVKIEFEEDDDVKN from the coding sequence atggatGAACAGGCCGGGAAAGGAAGAGACCTCGAGAGTCAAAGATTAGATTTCCAGTTACTGGGTGGCTTACAAACACTTCTTGAGTCTCTTAAAAAACATGAGATTACTAGCATTGAAAAAGGTGATCGAGCCGATGATGGAAACTCCTATCGaggtctcggtattgcttacttttcactgggtgacctccgaaaagccattgagtataatgaaaaacagttgaaaattgcaatagaaaccgGCGATCAGgcaggagaaggacgagcctttgcaaatctcggtattgcctaCATGTCACtgagtgacttccgaaaagccattcactatcatgaaaaacacttaaaaaatgcaatagaaatcggtgatcgggccggagaaggacaagcctctggaaatctcggttgtgcttacttttcactgggtgacttccgaaaagccattgagtatcttgaaaaagacttcaaaattgcaatagaaatcgatgatcgggcgggagaagtacgagcctatggaaatctcggtcatgttcaccagtcactgggtgacttccgaaaagccattaagtatcatgaaaaacagttgaaaattgcaatagaaatcggtgatcggtccggagaaggacgagcctttgcaaatctcggtattgcctaCATGTCACtgagtgacttccgaaaagccattcactatcatgaaaaacacttaaaaaatgcaatagaaatcggtgatcgggccggagaaggacgagcctctGCAAATATGGGTATTGCCTACAGGTccctgggtgacttccgaaaagccattgagtatcatgaaaaacacttgaaaattgcaatagaaagcggtgatcgggccggagaaggaggagcctatggaaatctcggtaatgcttacttttcactgggagacttccgaaaagcctttgagtatcatgaaaaagacttgaaaattgcaatagaaatcggtgatcgggccggagaaggacgagcctatggaaatctcggtagtgcttacaagtcactgggtgacttccgaaaagccattgagtatcatgaaaaagacttgaaaattgcaatagaaagcggtgatcgggccggagaaggaggagcctatggaaatcttggtaatgcttacttttcactgggtgacttccaaaaagccattgagtatcatgaaaaacacttaaaaatcgcaagagaaatcgatgatcgggtGGGaaaaggaggagcctatggaaatctcggtaatgtttaccagtcactgggtgacttcagaaaagccattaagtatcaagaaaaacacttgaaaattgcaatagaaatcggtaatcggtccggagaaggagtagcctttGCAAATATCGGTATTGcctacaggtcactgggtgacttccgaaaagccattgagtgtcatgaaaaagacttgaaaattgcaatagaaagcGGTAatcgggcaggagaaggacgagcctcttcaaatctcggtattgcctaCTGGTcgctgggtgacttccgaaaagccattgagtattatgaaaaacagttgaaaattgcaatagaaattggtgatcgggccggagaaggaatggcttatcacaatattggtaAAGGATGCTATGAGCTTGGACAGTTTGACATTGCGGTgggtaattttgtttccgctgtggatGTGTGGAATACTTTGAGATCTCTATTAAAGTCTGAAGGTAGTTGGAAGATGAAATTTCGTGATATGCATGAGGAGACGTACACTTCCTTATGGAggtcattgctaagaattggaaaGACCAACGAGGCTTTGGttgctgctgatcaaggacgagcgcagactttgaatgacaatttgttgattcaatatggACTCGCTTCACCCTCATCATGCGCCACATTTTACTCCAAGGAGACAACAATTAGCCccttcacagagctttcttcacaaattatCTTTCTTGGACTCAAAGGACTTAGGACCAACATTTGGTTTTTGATCAGAGGacagaaagttgcatttcgacAAGGGAAGCTTGAGGCTGATATCACAGAGAAAGATCCCATACGCGCCTTACTCAAAGGAGCTTTAATAAAAATCGGAGCTGAAGTTGAAGTGAGatgcgaagatcgcacatttcatGAGTTAGGCAATGAATGTCCGTCTAGCAGAGAAGTTTGCGAAGAAGTGGAAAAGTCATTCCAGTCTTCAGACAATCCTTTTAGGCCaatttatgatgcagttattgctccaattgttgacttgcttggatctcaatacgacgagttggtcattgttcctgacgGTGCGCTGTGCCTTACTCCATGGGTCGTAATTgctgaatcgattaggattcgcactgtcccctctcttaccagttatcaattgatcaCAAGTGTACCCGAgggccatcacaagaagacaggggcacttttggtcggaaatccgtggtTAAACGAGTTAAAGAAACCTCTACctgacttaccatgtgctcaaaaggaagtagaaatgattgcatcaattcttaacaccagacccctaacagggagagaggcaacaaaagctgaagtgatgaaacggatgtcgtcagttggtttaattcacattgctgcccatgGAAACGAGAGAACTGGCGAAATTGCcctgtctccaaaccctggatggacctCGAAATTCCCACAAAAAGCGGATTACAtcttgaaaatgtccgatgtacaagtggccaatcttcgagctcgtcttgttgtcctaagttgctgtcacagtggacaaggcagaatcttgaagggtgagggtgtggtcggtatcgcacatgccttcttggcagctggtgctcgttctgtgttggtggccctatgggcaatagacgacgaagctaccatggtgttcatgaaaagcttctaccaacacctgaagaaaggaaaaaccgccagtggtGCTGTTCACCAAGcaatgaaatcccttcgtgaatctgagaagtTTTCTAAGATGAGgcactgggctccattccaacttatcggagatgatgtcaagattgaattcgaggaggatgatgacgtcaaaaacTAG